TAAAATACTTAGGAAATTAGAAGCGTTTTATAAAGTTGAAAAAGAAAGAGAAATTTTCTTAAATATTCTTGAATTTTTTGTTGCCATTTTAGCAGGTGGTTTTATAGAGGCATGGATTGGAGAAGGATCCAGATTTGATAACAAATCAATAACCTTCATATTTTGTCTGATTGCAATATTTTTTCTTTTTTTTAGAATAAAGCGTCAATTCTTCTTGCCTGAATCTACCATAAGTTATATTGAAAATAAGCTTGAATATGATAAAAAGGTTAGGGAACTTAGCAGAAAAGAAACAATTGATACTTACATCGACAATGCAATAAAAACTTTAAATGAAAATACTTGTCCCTTAGGTTATAATAATGAGCATTTCTGTGATTTGAATTTGGATGATGGGTTGAGGAAAGTATTAATTAATATTACCCAAAATACTAACCATGTTTTAGATTGTTCAAGTTCAAAATTTACTATAGTTTTATTCCTTGAAAACTACCCGAATCACAATAACGATTACTCCTTAACATTCGAAAATAAATCACTTATATTAAGAGATGATTTTGAAATAAAAGATGAATTTCCAAGTGACATTATTAAAAACCAACACTATTCAGACCCTAATAGGTCGATAAAAACTTGGACACAAAACTAAGTTAACAATTAATTAGATTTGTGTATGTCAAAACATCAAAAAACATGGTCATCAGATGAGAAGGAGAAAATAGTTCTTCATTCTATCCAGCATGGCGTTAGTAAAACATCAAGGGAGTTTGGGGTTTCTACAGTGAGTATTTACAGTTGGAAAGAGAAGTTTGAGCAACTGGGTAAAAATGGTTTGCAATCAGGAGCAATGACCGACTCTGAGCGAGAACTTAAATTATTGCGTCGTGAAAACGAAGCTCTGAAAAGGATTGTGGCCGAGAAAGAATTAGCCATTCAGATTAAAGATTCCCTTTTAAAAAAAAGCCAGTCAATAAAGAAATGAAGATCATGGTTGTTGATGAATTTCTGGAGCAAGGCAAACCCAAAAACATAGTATTAAAACATGTTGGACTGTCGAGAAGTAGCTATTATTACACTTCTACCGGCACAAAAGCCAGGAAAAAAGCATCTCGAGTTGTTTATGACATAGACGACAACCGACATGATTTAGACTATGTTTTACAAGAAGTTAAGACACTTTTAGAAGGTGAGTTTGTTGATTATGGCTATTATAAAACTTATCGCTATTTAAACCAGGAAAAGGGTTTAAAGATTGGTGCATATAGAACCTATAATCTTATGAAGGAGCATAATTTATTGAAGTTTCAACGTAATAAGACCAAAAGAACAAGCAGAAATTGGGTAAAAGAACTCGTGCCAAATGTACAAAGTGAATTTAGTTTCTTGGAATTTGATATTAAGTATGTTTATGTACAAGGAACTCATTCAAATGCACAAGTATTGACTATTTTAGATGTTTATTCAAGGTGGCAACTGGCTCAATATATCGCAAATTCTATTAAATCCGAAGACGTAATAAATCTCTTTGAACAGGTTTTTCAGACCTATCCTATGCCAAAACAATTCATCGTCAGAAATGATAATGGATCGCAATTTGAAGCAACAATCGTTCAGGAATATTTAAGAAAAAGGGTGTAAATCAGGAATTTACCAAGCCTGCTACCCCCGAGCAAAACGCACATATTGAGGCGTATCACTCTATAATGGAAAGTGCTGTATGTCAAAGACTTGAGTTTGAAAATTTAGAAGATTTCAAACAAATAATGACAAGGTGGAAGAAATTTTATAACTTCGAGAGAATTCATGGTGGATTAGGATACAAGTCACCTAAAAAATTCCTGGAATCAATAGGTGTCAAAATTGACCCAAAATGGGTAATGTAAATTAATTATCGTGTCCAAGTAATTGCGTTTAAGACAAGACTTTAAATTTGATTTGCATGCAAGCGGACTTTCAGCGATAAATAATAAAACTCAAATTGAATTTGAAGATGCCCAGAAAAAACTAAAAGTAATAGTATGTCCAATTCCAGCAGTTTGTGAGAATTCATTCATTGGGGTTATATATATAATTGCTGAGAGATTTGTCGAAACTCCTAAAGATTTAGAAAATACTCTTTTTATTTTTGGGAGAATATTATCAAATTGGATTTCAAAATATGAAAGTTGTGTTCATGATAGAAATCAGGCCCAACAAAACAACGAATTAATTTCTCATATAAATTGCCCTGATTGTAATGGAAATGCACATACTATGACTATTAATACTTTACCACCAATCAAACTTTAGAAAAATTTTATATATTAAAATGACCGAAAAAATCATCCCTAGATTTGAAATTTTATTAAATGATTTAAGAAATCACAAAATAGGTGATTTCTTAGTCTCAAGATTTTTTAAAATTGAGTTATCAAAACTTGACCTTTACCATCTATGGCAAATTTATTTTGATAATGCTAAAAAAAACAGAACTTATATTGCCCCAGGATTTAATCATGAAAAAGGTGACAATATTAATGCTTTAATAATCGTATTAAACTCCTTTGACACCAATAAAAACCTAGAACTTTTTATCATAATAATATTAAGATTATTCATTATTTATACAAAAACAAATACTGATTTTTCAGATGTTATTGAGGCTTTAAAAGTTGCTAAATTCTCAGAAGAATCACTGAATGAAATAGAAATAGAATTTGAAAAACACAAGAGCCGAAAACTTCCAAACTCCTCCGATTTAAAATCCGATTCCTATAAACACAAAATTAATGAACTTTCAAAAACTGACATTTTTATTGTACATGGACATAACATAGAAATAAAAGAGAAAGTCGCAAGAACAATCGAAAAACTTAAATTAAATCCAATTATTCTACA
The sequence above is a segment of the Cytophagaceae bacterium genome. Coding sequences within it:
- a CDS encoding nucleotide-binding protein, producing the protein MTEKIIPRFEILLNDLRNHKIGDFLVSRFFKIELSKLDLYHLWQIYFDNAKKNRTYIAPGFNHEKGDNINALIIVLNSFDTNKNLELFIIIILRLFIIYTKTNTDFSDVIEALKVAKFSEESLNEIEIEFEKHKSRKLPNSSDLKSDSYKHKINELSKTDIFIVHGHNIEIKEKVARTIEKLKLNPIILHEKSNDGLTIIEKLEKYSNVNFAVVLLTFDDLGNEKNKPSKNNRARQNVILELGYFIGKIGRKNVMPLYEIGVELPSDISGILYTPLDDTESWKIKLLKELKSAGFNVDANDIL
- a CDS encoding helix-turn-helix domain-containing protein, coding for MSKHQKTWSSDEKEKIVLHSIQHGVSKTSREFGVSTVSIYSWKEKFEQLGKNGLQSGAMTDSERELKLLRRENEALKRIVAEKELAIQIKDSLLKKSQSIKK